The Aedes albopictus strain Foshan chromosome 2, AalbF5, whole genome shotgun sequence region gacaatgacgtttcccgtgaagtgaaaaggcgtatttcagctgcgaatagggccttttacagattgcgtagccagcttaggtcccgtaacttgcaaacgcaaacaaaattcgctctgaataagtcgctgattcttccggttgccctctacggtcacgaagcgtggacgttaaaggaggtagaccgaaaagctgttggagtttttgagcgcaaagtgctgcggacaattctcggtgggaaacaaggaaatggagtgtggcgcagacgcatgaatcacgagttgtaccaagtgtacgaagatgcgaatattgtgaaacgtaaaaaatacaacagacttcagtgggctggacacgtagtgcgaatgtcggaagaaagaatagcgaaaacaatattcagcagagaacccggcggccgcgaactcgctggctgcacgcggttgaagaagatctacgatccctacacgttcggagaaactggaggaacatcgcccaagaccgacgaagatggtgctctactatacgctcggcgttggagtaaagttactttgtagccaacaaggtaaggtaaggtaaggtaaggtagtcTAAAATCTTAATCTACTTACAGCTAAAAGTTAAAATGCTTAAGAATCGATTCATGCTATATTAATCTAGTTTATCACAGATGAAACCACAGTAAGTTAGTAGAAGTtttataatttgttattctaacctTAAAGCCTATAATCACAGATGAATGCACAAAGATGTTACGGCTGAAATTGTTACTTATTATCCTAAATTAAGCGTAAGACCGAATAATGTGAGTATATTGTAAAACTATTAGAGATCATTAAACTAAACCTGCAAATATATTTCAGCTTTAGCTGTTTCGCACCTGCATATCAGAGTTTGCGATCTGCTTCGAAGAATTCGGCTGTGAGCCTCATGTAACCCCCTCCGGACCCCCTTTTCACCGTAACATAGGGCATGATGTATGCAGCGACGATTGCGGTGCTGACAAGCagacatgctcgaggcatgacatgtGAAATTGCCATTTAATTTGAATTGAGAGTAGCAGAAACCCGGTTCATAAGGTTATCCAGATAAAGGTTTcctttacgaaagtaaggtttttGGACTAAATCCACTTGGCCATTTGTACATTGATCTAGTGAATGAGAAGCTTACCTGTTTCCTCTCGAGTACTTCATAGAGTTAACAAAAATGACGATAAatacagcacagacaaacagacgtaacacttcgaacatttttcgaatcaaatcatagtcacggaaacatgttcgcccaatgctaaaaggactgagtttggccgaccatcaactaggtggcggtagtgggcaaacgtcaaactcgagcaaaaacgatgcgagcgccacgggtggtcagttggccaactaccaaattttcaaatagaccgttaaatcggtgtacgatgcaaaatatcagagtgttacgtctgtttgtctgtgaatacAGTTTACATGATGAAAAGAATGATTAATGTAATGGGTGCTTAGCCAGAAATTATATGTCAGTGGGTTTTTTTTAAACTGAGATTGTGGAGATCCTTGACCCAAGGCTCAACTTAAAGCTCTTCATCTCCACCAATACCGGAAAAAAATATCTCCATGTGCAACAAATGCCCTGAGAACAGCGAGATACGACCAAACTGATTAGCGATTTTTATTATCACCGTCGAACTGGCGTATCATGTGAACTTGCCTCCATTGACGGCATTTTTGTTCATAAACAACGCGCAATTTCTACTCTGGCAATGCCCTACCCACCATATCCCACGAACGGAGGCGCAATGTGGTGTGATTCGTTATCAAAACCACACTTTGTTCGGTGCTGTTGGCAAAAGACGACTGTTGTTTATTTGCATTGGCCACTTTCATCGCTCTTGCCAAAATAAAAAGCGCGATAAGATAAGTACAAGCGCAAAGTTCCACCGTCGTCGACCGCTGCCACCACCGCCCGCCCAGTTCGAACTGATACCATTTATCATCAATTAACGAAGAGGAAATGTGGTCTACCAGTGTGGCTTATCTCTCTGGGGCAACGTGGTACCTATGCCGCTTAGCACATGATCGGACGTCAAATGATACTGTGGATTTGTTTTGCATCAGATTGTTGTAAGTTTAGGGTAGCCCATTACGTGGTTACCAATTTTAACAGCTGACGTGCGATGGGCATTCCCTGGGTGCTGGCTTCGGTTCGTGGTAACTGCTCTAGAGCAGTTTTGCGTCTCGTTTTGGCTGCAGTCAACATGTTGGTATCTCTGTCTGTTGCTATGAGATTTGTTGATGTGTGCGTGCGTAGTACTGTGAGTTTCGTGTACGGATAGGAAACACCAGTAAACGGGAGCTAGATAGCACTCATACTGATATGGGAGGTGCGTTTGCAAGACTCATCGTCGGGGTTACCGTGCAGCTCGCCACGGCTTCTAGTTTCATTCGAAGTTGAACCTCAGCGAAGTGATGAGCCGATGAAAGCGAGTGAGCCGAGTGTCCGCACGTATAACCGAGTGTAGCGAGAGAGCGAGAGACTGTGTTTTGTAACTGAGGGTATAGTAGCGAGCAAGAGAAGAAGGACAAGTGTGTGAAATCGAGTCAGCCAGCCCAGACAGACCAGCCATCTTGGAAAAAAGCTGAAATTCGATTTTCGATTCGCTAAATACCTAGTTTGTGCGCAATTTTGTGATCCTTTCGTCGGTGAAAACGAAACCCGTTGTGATTTGAAGGTTAATTTAAGGTTCTAATTTAAGTTTGCAATCTGTGCCGTAGTTGTTCTGAAAGGAGGAGATTCCCGACGTCCGACAACCAACATCGACCGTGTGCTGTGTGTAAGAGCCCCATTTCAACGCTaacagaaaaagaagaagaatccaCCATTTTTTAAGTTTCGGTTTCGCAGTCAGTAGAAGAAGAAAACGAAGAGTACCAACCAATAGAGCCAGCAGTAACAGCAGTTGGTGAAAaagtgcaaaatttagaaattcaCTAACGGTGTGCGGAGTTTATGGTATTTTTTTTCGTGTGGCGATTTGAGCAGTAAGCTAAAGTGAGAAACTTGAACCGATTTTTTCTGGCACTGTGAAGAAGTGCGTTGTAAGTGCACTAGGAAGGGCAAAGTGGAAGCACGAGAAGAAGAAAAAGTAacagaagcagagaaaaattgtATTTCAAGTCAAGAGTGTGTTTGCTGCCGAGTGGCACCTTTTACTGAATCAAGTCCGTTCGAGGTTTGATGTTGAAACGTTTTGAGACGGCGTATTTACACACAGTGGAGCACCGAGTCCGTTCGTACAATCGAATCCTGAGAAAATGAGAATAGAAGTTAATTCGGCTGCGGATTTTCTGATGAATTTGCTGCGAGTAAAAAAAGCAAATCAGCTATCCGAGAGCCAGCTACAGCATTTCAAGGGTTCGCTAGAGCAGATTTTGACGCGTCATTTCGCACGTCATTGGTATCCTGATGTTCCTACCAAGGGTTCTGGTTTCCGCTGTTTACGGATCAACGGCAAGATGGATCCGATTATCGAGAAGGCTGGTAACGCTGTGGGTTTAAACTCGGTCGCACTTCGAAAGATGCTACCCCTAGAGCTGACAATCTGGATCGATCCGGATGAGGTGTCGTACCGAATTGGCGAGAACGGTACCATCTGTGTGCTGTACGATCAGCAACTGAGCCGTGCCAGTCCTTCGTCGGATCTCGATTCGACGGGTAGCAGTAGCTGTGATGAATTCATTATGGAACGAGTCGGCCGACTGGATCTGTCGACGTCGTCCGATAGTGGAACTAGTGTTATGGTAGATTTTATGGATGCCAATCCATCGAATTCGCTTGTAACGCAGAGCAAGCACAACaagtacaacaacaacaaccatcaTCATAATAATCATCATTACGTGAAACGTCATAACAACAGCGTCAGCTCGTCGTCTAGTGGACAAACTAGTCCACCGCTTAGTCCACCATACAACGGctataacaatagcaacaacttcaacaacaacagatATCAACATAATAACCAACACAACAACTTCTACTCGCCATCCGTTCATCAGCAGCAACCTTACTTCCCCTGGGACAACCAGTTCGTGAACAACAAAGTTCGTACGCAGTGTTAAGTTCAAATACGATGTACCGGTCCCGTTCGCTCTCCCTGGTTCGCATGAAGAAAGGGTTAACTATCCACCAAAAACTATTCATATCAAACATCTCGAGGGGCGAACCAAGGGAGGGCGGATAAATCAACATCTCCATCATCATCATGGGTGGCAACACTTCGAGGTAGATGGTCCCATCTGCGGAGTGCGAGAATCAACGTCAACGAGGACAACTTCTGAATGCGGTTAGAACATCAACCAAGTCAGGTAATTCTTCAATTACCAAACGATCGATACTCTATTTATGATGAGAGTAATAGGTAGTAGGttaagtccaaaattgtagaagaCAATGGGAAAGCATTTCATGATAAACCACAGTAACTATATATATTGTAACATCTCCCAAAACTTTGAACGAAACTCGATTAACTTGAGAGACGGAAGTGTTGCTGACTTACAAAACCATACATACTTGAAAACTGAATAACAATCATTGGAAAAATCACACAATAACCGGAAAACCAACCCGCATGGAACTGAACAAGGCAAAACGAATAAATGGAAAACTGAAACAGGAATCTATATGTAATAATTATGGTGTAGAAATATTGCTTCAAAGCTGCGAACGAGTTTGTTGTCGTCGAGTGGTGGGGGAATATCCGCCTCCCCACTCGGAACTACCGCGAAATAGAACCGCGCAAGGATTGTGAACCAAGAATGCGCTTTTACAACACAGGCTGCTATATATTCAACGTACGATAAAACAATCGTTGTAGGGATTTAACGAAAAGGTCATCAGCGTCGTAATGagggagagagagagtgagagtttGCATTGTAGGATAGGTAGAAGAACGTTAGGCAACGACAAATCGGAAAGGGATTTTCAAGATCGAGAATATAGGATAGCTTAGGGAACACCCCCACTATTTATACCCTTATATCCAAATTGCCAAATGTTGAAACAAATGCACAAAGTGGTCTTGGTTGCTGAGCCAGTTCTAGTGGCTGCCACTGCCTTTTGACTGTTCGAAAGTTGACTTGCTGCCAATACCGAGCTTACGTGCTCTGAAATGGTTGAACGTCGAGTTGTGCCAGTCAGAAAGCATGGTACGTTGCTAATGAGAAGCCTTGATTGGATTAGCGGGCGATAACGAAGGAAATAATTGCATTTAAGTCAGTCTGATCTGTGCTTCTGCACAAACCGTGAGTCAGTCGCCACGCAAATTTGCTCGCTGTCTGCTTCTTCAGCTTCGCGGCTCTCGATGCGTTTTGCCGTATTTTGTACTCTTCTGCTTCTTTCGGTTATGCAACGGATCTTGGAAGCGTTAATTTCCTTTGTTCGTTTCGAGCCTTTTTTTTCGGTCCGTTTCCTTCGATCGTATCAAAATTTCCTGTTCCTACCTACTTACTATCAAGTTtgcatttcgtaaaaaaaatgatCACCTGTTGTTCCTGTTTCCTTTTTGCTTTTGTTGAATGGAGCTTCCAAAGTGGGACCCGTGAAGCAAAGAAGCTCATAAGCAGCGACAATGGCTCAGCTGGCGAACTGGTAGGCAACCAAGAGACCAGAACACCTTTCGAAGCGAATGCGACGTGTACAACAACAACAGTAACGAGTAAGTGGCAGGGAAAAAGGTCAATCGTTGAATAAGAGGAGCGACAGAAAGAGTATAGAAAAGGATCGAAAGCCATAAATTTTAACATCCGAAATGTGTTTCGAAACTCGTCCCTGGTGGTACGCGCACGATACGGGCCCGTAGAGAGCCAATCATGACGATGTGATGATGGTAGTCTCTTTTaggcaaaacacaaaaaaaagttgCTGTTCATCATTGCAACAacgaaaaaaaactagtttttttagtTCGCTTCATTGGTATTGGTGCGGTTTCGCACCTCGTTCGATCCGTCTTCGGCGCGTCATGTATTGGTATTCGTACTCGCGAACCACCATCGTCGTCTTCGCCTTCGTCATCGCATGGCTGCTACCATCATCGCGGGCAAGCAGCATTGTGGTAGACGTGAGCAAAATAAAGAAAACGAAAACGGGCATTTGTTTTTGTCTGTCTCCTTTATCTTGCTCTTGCCTGGCGATGATGGAGTTCGTGTTCCATGGATATCGTAGACTGCTTCTTCGTTTTCTTTGGCGATCAGCAAACGTGTCTAGTAGTAAATTACATTTGGTGCGCCGTCTCTATTGCAGGGTTGCCACATGTACAgattcatctgtttttttttttatttttcttacaaAATGTCTATAATAATTTCGGAAACTTTCTAGACACCAATTTGTATAAATTTTCAGTAATGTTTTATGAAGATTtctattatatttaatcgttgaTACAGATTTTCTGCTGTGAAATACAGCTATACAGATTTTAAATTTCAAAGTGGCAGCCCTGGTCTACACTGCTGCTGCGCGGTTTTGCTTCCACCTCTGGAGCCCTCTCTAGGTCTACGCTATTGTTGAACGTGGAGCTACGGCTACGTGATTGACTGCTCGTGTGAGGTGTTTACTATTCTGCGGCGAGTGTTTCCACCAGAGATCGCTGTACTACTTATGGCTTACGTTAAACACCTATACAGATTCAATAGTAGGTAGATTAACGTCTCGAGCAGTGCTCCGTTGCGAATCTAATGGCCGTTGAGCTGCTCGACTACTACC contains the following coding sequences:
- the LOC109419754 gene encoding protein Tob2 — translated: MRIEVNSAADFLMNLLRVKKANQLSESQLQHFKGSLEQILTRHFARHWYPDVPTKGSGFRCLRINGKMDPIIEKAGNAVGLNSVALRKMLPLELTIWIDPDEVSYRIGENGTICVLYDQQLSRASPSSDLDSTGSSSCDEFIMERVGRLDLSTSSDSGTSVMVDFMDANPSNSLVTQSKHNKYNNNNHHHNNHHYVKRHNNSVSSSSSGQTSPPLSPPYNGYNNSNNFNNNRYQHNNQHNNFYSPSVHQQQPYFPWDNQFVNNKVRTQC